In the Malaya genurostris strain Urasoe2022 chromosome 1, Malgen_1.1, whole genome shotgun sequence genome, one interval contains:
- the LOC131427773 gene encoding histone H4 — MTGRGKGGKGLGKGGAKRHRKVLRDNIQGITKPAIRRLARRGGVKRISGLIYEETRGVLKVFLENVIRDAVTYTEHAKRKTVTAMDVVYALKRQGRTLYGFGG, encoded by the coding sequence ATGACTGGTCGCGGCAAAGGAGGAAAGGGACTCGGAAAAGGAGGCGCCAAGCGTCATCGTAAAGTGCTTCGTGATAACATCCAGGGAATTACCAAGCCCGCTATCCGTCGTCTGGCTCGTCGTGGTGGTGTCAAGCGTATCTCCGGTCTGATCTATGAGGAAACTCGTGGAGTGCTGAAGGTGTTCCTGGAAAATGTGATCCGAGATGCAGTAACCTACACTGAACACGCCAAGCGCAAGACCGTCACCGCCATGGATGTCGTGTATGCTCTGAAGCGACAGGGTCGCACTCTGTATGGTTTCGGAGGTTAA
- the LOC131427774 gene encoding histone H1B-like: MAETAVDVSAAAPVAASPAKAPKKAKAAKGEAKKPKKPSTHPPVNDMVVAAIKTLKERNGSSLQAIKKYIAANYKCDVAKLAPFIKKALKSGVEKGKLTQTKGSGASGSFKIKAGAKQPAGEKKPKKAAAKKPKKAAGEKKKVAKKPAGEKKPKAKKPAGEKKPKAAAAKKAKAAPAKAAKKAAAPKQKATKPSKAAANKPKTPKPKKAAPAKKAAPKKVAAKK, encoded by the coding sequence ATGGCTGAAACCGCTGTTGACGTATCGGCCGCAGCTCCGGTTGCTGCTTCACCGGCCAAGGCACCGAAGAAAGCCAAAGCCGCCAAGGGAGAAGCCAAAAAACCGAAGAAGCCATCGACACATCCACCAGTCAATGACATGGTAGTGGCTGCCATCAAGACGCTGAAGGAACGCAACGGATCTTCGCTGCAGGCCATCAAGAAGTACATCGCCGCCAACTACAAGTGCGACGTCGCCAAGCTGGCCCCGTTCATCAAGAAGGCCCTGAAATCTGGCGTCGAGAAGGGAAAGCTCACCCAGACCAAGGGTTCCGGTGCATCCGGCTCGTTCAAAATCAAAGCCGGTGCCAAGCAACCGGCTGGCGAGAAGAAGCCGAAGAAGGCTGCTGCCAAAAAACCGAAGAAGGCTGCCGGAGAGAAGAAAAAGGTTGCCAAGAAACCCGCTGGCGAGAAGAAACCGAAGGCCAAAAAGCCTGCAGGTGAGAAAAAGCCGAAAGCCGCCGCTGCAAAGAAGGCTAAGGCAGCACCAGCCAAGGCCGCCAAGAAGGCTGCTGCACCGAAGCAGAAGGCCACCAAGCCATCGAAAGCCGCTGCCAACAAGCCCAAGACCCCGAAGCCAAAGAAGGCCGCGCCAGCCAAAAAAGCTGCCCCGAAGAAGGTGGCTGCCAAGAAGTAA